The Bactrocera dorsalis isolate Fly_Bdor chromosome 2, ASM2337382v1, whole genome shotgun sequence region ttcattgcttgatacaaaatccatagatttttcttggaggtgcacagacagtggcagcgtctTTAAgcgaacaattgctcacagacgaatagactaagacAAAAAATCCGCTTTTCTTTACCACCGCTGAAGAAGAGCTGATGATTGCTTTAGACGAAAAtgggaccatgtcttactccgaaattttttccaaacttagtacaatgaatttgaaacaagctccacaaagcttataatactttcatgcctttctataaaccttgtttcacaaaggcgaaaaAGGGGTccgttttttgctttctggtgcgtgcatTCTGTATAAACATCCtcggaaagttgtgtttgcatttgaatggtttctaaataaacttTGCCTATTTCATTGACAAATACCAAGGCAGAGTTCCGTTATTGAAGGTAAGGGCACAGTATTAGAAAGCgtaaggttcaatcggtgactagcgcatgGAACAAtttcgtgcttttggatacagttgttcTTATTCTGCGTTTGCACTACACGTAAATGCCCTGATAACGTTTGCTGCTCAGTCATATCCCCTGTCCAAACCAACTATGACCATATCAAGAAGGAGAATGTGTACAACGCTTacagtatgacttttgataagttttcagtcaccgttctagtgtagttgcgtacgactgtttaTAGGTTTGAACTGCAggtgtgtataagagtttctaaagattcagtcagtgataaatcttttttattctgcgaatttcatttaaaaaacttccttatttcgggggtgcttcagccctctagcccccccccggGCTACGTATGCCTGTCGTGATAATAAGCCACACTCGCTATGCCCATCTGGATAACCCTTTGCGGCAGGGCAATCCCCAATTGGACCAATGCGACCAACGTGCCATTATGCACCAGCCGGACCACATGAATCCACCGTGACAAGGCACCTTTGCGTATCATTGAAGGTGCACAAGTGTCCCACAGTCCACGTAGCCCTCGACAAATTGTCAGTGTGTGCGGCGCGGCACTCTTCACATGGCAAAAAGCGTACAGTCTAGTGTTAGTGCAAGACATCCGGTGTGGAGCCAACCCAGCGCCATGGAACCCCAACCGGTGCAGCACCAAATTCATCATCCTTCCTTTCAGCGCGGCTCGGAAGCACATTTCACCGCCTGCGGTGTGTTCATCATAGGAACAATTCTGAATCGTTTCAAGTGCAAAAAAAAGAGCGCAATAACGTTGGCATATGGCGGATGGTTGTAGTTTNNNNNNNNNNNNNNNNNNNNNNNNNNNNNNNNNNNNNNNNNNNNNNNNNNNNNNNNNNNNNNNNNNNNNNNNNNNNNNNNNNNNNNNNNNNNNNNNNNNNNNNNNNNNNNNNNNNNNNNNNNNNNNNNNNNNNNNNNNNNNNNNNNNNNNNNNNNNNNNNNNNNNNNNNNNNNNNNNNNNNNNNNNNNNNNNNNNNNNNNNNNNNNNNNNNNNNNNNNNNNNNNNNNNNNNNNNNNNNNNNNNNNNNNNNNNNNNNNNNNNNNNNNNNNNNNNNNNNNNNNNNNNNNNNNNNNNNNNNNNNNNNNNNNNNNNNNNNNNNNNNNNNNNNNNNNNNNNNNNNNNNNNNNNNNNNNNNNNNNNNNNNNNNNNNNNNNNNNNNNNNNNNNNNNNNNNNNNNNNNNNNNNNNNNNNNNNNNNNNNNNNNNNNNNNNNNNNNNNNNNNNNNNNNNNNNNNNNNNNNNNNNNNNNNNNNNNNNNNNNNNNNNNNNNNNNNNNNNNNNCAATTGACCAATGCGACCAGAGTGCCATTATGCACCAGCGGACCACCTGAATCACCGTGACAAGCACCTTTGCCGTTATCATTGAAGGTGCACAAGTGACCCACATCCACGTAGCTCGACAAATTTTCAGTGTGTGCGGCGCGGCACTCTTCATATGGCACAACGCGTACCGTCAGTGTTTGCAAGACATCCGGTGTGGAGCCACCTAGCGCCATGGAACCCCAACCGGTGAGCACCAATTCATCATCCTTCTTCAGCGGCTCGTAAGCATACTTCACCGCCTGCGTGTGTTCATCATAGACAATTGAATCGTTCAAGTGCAAGAGCGCAATATCGTTGGCATATGGCGGATGGTTGTAGTTTGTGTGCATCACAATGCGGTCGGGATAGTAGTATTTGCCAGTGTTGTTTTTCAGATTTTGTGCGCCAGTGAGGATTTGTATTTTAGGAACTGTGGCGCCCGCCACACAATGTGAGGCGGTGATGATCCAACGCTGATCGATGATGGCACCGCCACAGAAATGACGACCGCGTAGATTCTGCATGGAAATTTGATATGGCGCCAATCCTTCGGGTGCCGCTGCGCCACCGACAATGCGTGAATTCGTCTGTGGTGGGTACAGAATTTCGTTTTCATCCTTCGTTACGACCCGACCGCTGACGACAGCGAGTAGCGCCAACTGGAGTGCCAGTAAACCGATTATTTTACAATGGTACATGTTTTTTGTAATGCGAAAACTGGAATGCTTGATTTGGAAAATAGTTTCGACTTTTATAGCTCAAAAgtagagcttttggtattgagGTTAAGTAATAAAAGTGCAGTTATTGGCTCTTGTGGCGTGCTTATCACTACCTCGCTATTGACTTCTGTACCGTCGAGGCATAAGAACCCTGCTGTGAGGAAAATAATGTTTAGTGAGTGAGCACAAATGTGTGCAATGCGATATTCACTTAAAAAGGGTTATGGCTTCAGCCCTGAAGTAATTGTTGAAAAGTAGGTTTATTTTAAAGTAGAGTAGTGCGTTCCATGTTCTTATTTTGAGGAGAAAAACAATACTTTCACTCTTCATTATATCATATCTTTACGTTAAATATACGAGCACACAAAGAGAAAATTATGATAACTGGGCTTTAAAAGTttacaactttattttatacttcATCGGAAGTTTGGAAAGcaattgtatacatacatacttacaagaaacggacgcatgaaaaatttcagaacgactACTTCGTATATAAACAGACGTACCTAAATAGACTCAGCCCGTCCCGCCAAACGGATTCTACAAATAtctgacaaacttaatataccctgttaaaGACCTAAAAATATAATCTCATGAGTCCTGACTATCAAAATAGAACTGCTGCTAACTGGAAGactaaatgaaaacaaataaagaaggactaagttcgggctTTACGACTTAGTTTTGGCCTTTTAAGGCTTTCGGTTACTGgttcttacatttttttgccaaggaacatctgtgccaagtttcattaagatatctaaatttttattcaagtcaCAGCTTTCACAGACGAACAAACAGACAGTCACCCAGAGTTTAGCTAGTCTCTTCATTctaattaatatatacatatgtatatatatataatatgttcaACTCTATTATTTTAAGGTGATACAAGTTACCATTTCACGATGACTTTGAAGTACAAAGGTATTTAGTTGTATAGAATTTCGCATATCTCGATATTCTTTCGATATTTTATGACAAATATCGGGCTTGAAACACTTTagttgcaataaattaaaatatattgaatgcaaatttaatttgtttatgtggtatatatctataaaaatagttattaaatattttttcagatgCAGGCGTTTTACtccatatttataatatattattaaccaGCCCATAGGTTTAGgtggtttttattttactatttttgtctatttatatacttaaatataatttgtattaaattaaacaaagcaaaatcattaaaatatcatCCTGCACTTTTCATATGATCTAATATGCAACACACTTCAAACTACCGAAATATTACGAATTAATGCTACATAAGCTTCAAAATGTTGCACGCTGTTTACTATGAAGAAGTTAAACATTTTGAAGCCAAGCAGCGCTGCCTGCGTTCGCTTCTCTGCTGCTActtttattagagatttttgaTAGCATTTATTTTCTAGAAAACGTAAAAAGACTCACCTTTTTCGTAGATTATCATCAAAACTATATCTCAAGCTAACATTCATTTAATAAtttgcataatatttaaaacttttacacGCAAAAACACGCATGTAAACATTTGACTCTGCCTGCGCAGCACACTCTTTGACATTTTACAGCTCCTTTGCCAATTAACTTAACAAACATAAGTTCTGCActtacattttcattaaaaaaacaattactaAATGCATATTAAACACAAAACCCTACATTACAAGaaaatttttgtgcaaaaatcacaattttcactaattttacaCGAGCACGTCGAAATTTTTTGCACGAAAATTGAAATCGCGAAGGAAACTGAAAGATGCAAAGGGTTGCATTTGCAATGTCAGATAGTTAAATATGGTAGCCACTATTTTTGTGTAAAGAAGTTTATATAAAGATAAGTGGAgaaattttaaactaatttttaaaacataaaacatgctcctttaaaaaaaattatataattatgtttataatatattaattaatgaaaattaataaaaatattaatgagaacttttaggaaaatttagaaaaataataaaaattgtaatatgaaataaaaatttaagaaatttagcaaatagttaactttaataatttacgTTAATCACAGGataaaagttttttgaaattattaagaGCAAAACTGGTTTACTGTAagacaaaaatttgttttgttataacaatttcTTAACAGAATTCTTattgttaaattcattttaacttAATGTGAACTaggatttgtttgttacttatttatactatattaattataaaaacatacTAAAAGAAgactttaaatgaaattttacccTATATCCTTAAGCAATCTATTACAAAAAAGTATTACAGTTTTGGCAGCCGCTTTAGCTTTGACCGACGCGCTGGCAGCACTGTTTCTCTAGTTGCATTGCACAGTTTCCGCCGCCATTTCAAACGTCACATGTTCGTTTCCAATTCGACTGagtaaaattagtgaaaattgtgagctttgaatttaaaaactaaaattctaagtatttaataacaaataatgcCGTTTCAGTGATTTAAGTGCAAAATATACCGATCAATCGATCAATTGATGTTTTATACGACTAATAAAGAGAAAAGatcaaaatgaaatgaattagtGCTAGGTTCATTAAAGAGAAGAGCTGCagaaatgtttgtatgtgaaaGTATATTATCCATACTACTCGTATTTGGAATTGCAGAAATACAGCAGAAGAAGTGAAGTTTAATACAAAATCTTAAAGGTAAGTcgtaaaatatgtttataatgagCTACATGtattttaaatgttaaatacaAATATCGGATAAGGCAAATAATGCTCTACGGCAGTGTTCACTAGCGAAATACGAGCCTTCTAGAATTCATCTCAAAGGAAACTGCTCATAACAATTATTAGCTGTTCGGAAGGAAGTTAGATTAAATAGGGTCcttaatttgtaaaataatttcggGCAAATATGGAGTTGTCCCAAGACAAACGATGTTGATGAAAAGCTACTGTCaatgttatataaaattatttcactTAAAAATGAGTAAACCactctaaatattttttcaataatatctaTGGGaaggttaatttttatttgcaaatgtgCACTTAATTTTCTACAAACTTAAAACTAGATTAACAAAAGAAAGTTGTGGAATGTTTTCTTGAACTCTCTCACATAAATTCATAACAACTAACATGAAGCATTCATTAGCAAAATGAAGATCTTTAGTACTGATTTAGGGGTGGTAAGTACTGACCACTGGCTGGTGGATTGATGGCATTTGGGAATTGATCTTCGTATGAACCATCTTGAGCGGCCGGCTGTTGTTGAACCAACTGTTGCTCGTCTTCGACATCTTCCTCCTCGGATGCATCGAGTGAGCCCACAACTGAAGTGACTGGCGCCAAACCTTCATCGGTAATGGTAGAGGTACCGCCCAAACTGTCATATTGCGATTGGATTTGTCGCTGTGCATTGGCCGCCTCCTCGGGTGTGCGATATTTAATGAAGAACACTTCGGGTTTGTTAATGTGTTGTGGTGCCTCTTGTATGGCATCCTGCAAGTCAGCGGCTGAGGTCTTCTTCGACAACACATAAACAACAGTCTTTTCCTCATTCAACGCCTTGGCCAGATTGACAGCCGCAGCCTTACTGGTTTGCGCTGGTGTCTTCACGAACAGTACATTGTAGTGTTTGCGTGGTTGAGCAGCCAATTGATTGAGTTCATCCTGAACCTCCTCCTCATTCTCCTCGGGTGCTGAGTGTATGAAGAAACTCTTGGTGACTATAGCCTTCTTTGGCACCTTGACGCGTGATCGCAAGCGGCGCGACTGCTTGCTAGCGCTCACTGGTGCAATGGGCACTTGGAAACCTGCTGACGAGGGGAAGTTAGATGGCATCGGTAATGCCACAGGGTTTTGCGTCAAACGTCCGAGGGGTTGTTGCAGTGGTGGTgattgtacttgttgttgtggtggttgTGACTGTATATGCGCTAGTGCTtgcagctgttgttgtggtGGCAGTGACggcaattgttgttgtggtaatAAGGGCCGTCTCGATTGTTGCAATGCGGGTATATATTGCTGACTGGGTTGAGTTATTTGCATGGGGTTGTGAATGCTACCTGGCAGATGTTgcggctgttgttgctgctgctgttgctgttgttgggcAAGCGAGTTGACTATCTGTGAGATCAGTGGTTGTTGCACTTGATAATTATAGCCATTGCGTAGTGAAATATCCGCGGTTGCAAGCGCGGCCAGTGTTAGCGAAATAGTCTGTAAATTGAAGATTTATATAGAAATCTCTTTATTATGGA contains the following coding sequences:
- the LOC105231855 gene encoding chymotrypsin-1 — encoded protein: MYHCKIIGLLALQLALLAVVSGRVVTKDENEILYPPQTNSRIVGGAAAPEGLAPYQISMQNLRGRHFCGGAIIDQRWIITASHCVAGATVPKIQILTGAQNLKNNTGKYYYPDRIVMHTNYNHPPYANDIALLHLNDSIVYDEHTQAVKYAYEPLKKDDELVLTGWGSMALGGSTPDVLQTLTVRVVPYEECRAAHTENLSSYVDVGHLCTFNDNGKGACHGDSGGPLVHNGTLVALVNWGILLQPCAKGYPDVHASVAYYHDFIRTQLTATTEEEALKN
- the LOC105231854 gene encoding probable basic-leucine zipper transcription factor N, whose protein sequence is MKIFVTISLTLAALATADISLRNGYNYQVQQPLISQIVNSLAQQQQQQQQQQPQHLPGSIHNPMQITQPSQQYIPALQQSRRPLLPQQQLPSLPPQQQLQALAHIQSQPPQQQVQSPPLQQPLGRLTQNPVALPMPSNFPSSAGFQVPIAPVSASKQSRRLRSRVKVPKKAIVTKSFFIHSAPEENEEEVQDELNQLAAQPRKHYNVLFVKTPAQTSKAAAVNLAKALNEEKTVVYVLSKKTSAADLQDAIQEAPQHINKPEVFFIKYRTPEEAANAQRQIQSQYDSLGGTSTITDEGLAPVTSVVGSLDASEEEDVEDEQQLVQQQPAAQDGSYEDQFPNAINPPASGQYLPPLNQY